One segment of Hippopotamus amphibius kiboko isolate mHipAmp2 chromosome 2, mHipAmp2.hap2, whole genome shotgun sequence DNA contains the following:
- the AP4S1 gene encoding AP-4 complex subunit sigma-1 isoform X2: MIKFFLMVNKQGQTRLSKYYERVEINKRTLLETEVIKSCLSRSNEQCSFIEYKDFKLIYRQYAALFIVVGVNDTENEMAIYEFIHNFVEVLDDYFSRVVSLMTKKWFSSLAPFPRNGSVLKICVNIEL, translated from the exons atgataaaatttttccTCATGGTGAATAAACAAGGGCAGACCCGACTTTCTAAGTACTATGAACGTGTGGAGATTAATAAGCGTACGCTTCTGGAAACAGAAGTCATAAAGAGCTGTCTCTCTCGATCCAATGAACAA TGCTCTTTCATTGAATATAAGGATTTTAAGCTGATATATCGGCAGTATGCAgctctcttcattgtggttggAGTTAATGACACTGAG aaCGAAATGGCAATTTATGAATTCATCCATAACTTTGTGGAAGTTTTAGACGACTACTTCAGCCGAGTGGTAAGTCTAATGACTAAAAAATGGTTTTCTTCCTTAGCCCCATTTCCCAGAAATGGGTCtgtattaaaaatatgtgttaatatagagCTTTAA
- the AP4S1 gene encoding AP-4 complex subunit sigma-1 isoform X1: MNKIIECLFRGRNAIIKTCSFRNSLVVQRLGLCTFTAEDVGSIPGRGAKMPQAVQLGRKTNKQTKNNLQVHSQCSFIEYKDFKLIYRQYAALFIVVGVNDTENEMAIYEFIHNFVEVLDDYFSRVVSLMTKKWFSSLAPFPRNGSVLKICVNIEL; encoded by the exons ATGAACAA GATCATTGAATGCCTTTTCCGTGGAAGAAATGCCATAATCAAAACCTGCAgcttcaggaattccctggtggtccagcggttagggctctgcactttcactgctgaggatgtgggttctatccctggtcggggagctaagatgccacaagctgtgcagcttggccgaaaaacaaacaaacaaaccaaaaacaacttGCAGGTTCATTCCCAG TGCTCTTTCATTGAATATAAGGATTTTAAGCTGATATATCGGCAGTATGCAgctctcttcattgtggttggAGTTAATGACACTGAG aaCGAAATGGCAATTTATGAATTCATCCATAACTTTGTGGAAGTTTTAGACGACTACTTCAGCCGAGTGGTAAGTCTAATGACTAAAAAATGGTTTTCTTCCTTAGCCCCATTTCCCAGAAATGGGTCtgtattaaaaatatgtgttaatatagagCTTTAA